Proteins encoded by one window of Acetivibrio thermocellus ATCC 27405:
- a CDS encoding response regulator yields MAKILVIDDESTILQNIKFLLEIDGNEVLTASSSTEGLRIFTENCNSIDVVITDMKMPKLSGMDILREIKKITPHMAVIILTGHGDLDNAILAMKEGAFEYLRKPVTAQDLSIAINNAINRKKLLMENERMTQELLAHRNYLQGLHDSAAKILLNMLPKNLPDIEGFNFAVDYKSCDGVGGDMYDVCDIGDYICFYVFDVSHHGILAAVISIIIKSFLQNIEYNYRQGINKRRFPEIVLDLNLELLSNTAQNVFASLFLGFIDKNSKKLYTVSAGHIPQYIMKENGLVPLESTGPILGVFEDSTYKCAVNQLEPGDKVLLFTDGIIESPSDSSDESSDGNQIFGYENMVKVLESCKNEPISTTIDKIMKAVKDFSGNRCTDDMTILGVEVLKEN; encoded by the coding sequence ATGGCAAAGATTCTTGTAATAGACGATGAAAGTACCATTCTTCAGAACATTAAATTTCTTCTGGAAATTGACGGCAATGAAGTACTGACGGCTTCCAGCAGTACAGAAGGACTCAGGATTTTTACAGAAAACTGCAACTCCATCGATGTTGTCATTACCGACATGAAAATGCCAAAGCTGTCCGGCATGGACATTCTAAGAGAAATTAAAAAAATCACGCCTCATATGGCCGTAATCATCCTTACGGGGCACGGTGACTTGGACAATGCAATTCTTGCAATGAAAGAAGGAGCTTTTGAATATCTCAGAAAACCGGTCACAGCCCAGGATTTATCAATAGCTATAAATAACGCCATAAACAGAAAGAAACTTCTCATGGAAAATGAAAGAATGACCCAGGAATTGCTGGCTCACAGAAACTATTTACAAGGTCTTCATGATTCTGCGGCAAAAATACTGCTCAACATGCTGCCAAAAAACCTGCCGGATATAGAGGGCTTCAACTTTGCCGTGGACTACAAAAGCTGTGACGGTGTCGGCGGTGACATGTACGATGTGTGTGATATAGGAGATTATATATGTTTTTATGTTTTTGACGTATCCCATCATGGCATTCTTGCCGCCGTTATTTCAATAATAATAAAAAGTTTTCTTCAAAATATAGAATACAACTATCGTCAGGGAATCAACAAGAGAAGATTTCCTGAAATAGTTTTGGATTTGAATCTGGAACTTCTGTCCAATACGGCGCAAAATGTGTTTGCCTCCTTGTTTTTAGGCTTTATTGATAAAAACAGCAAAAAGCTCTATACTGTATCGGCCGGCCATATTCCACAGTACATAATGAAAGAAAACGGATTGGTGCCGTTGGAATCAACAGGACCTATTCTTGGAGTCTTTGAAGATTCAACCTACAAATGTGCTGTAAACCAGTTGGAACCCGGAGACAAAGTATTGCTTTTCACAGACGGCATTATTGAAAGTCCTTCGGATTCAAGTGATGAAAGTTCTGACGGCAATCAAATTTTCGGCTATGAAAACATGGTTAAAGTTCTCGAAAGCTGCAAAAATGAACCTATTTCAACTACCATTGATAAAATAATGAAAGCCGTAAAAGATTTCTCGGGCAATAGGTGTACTGATGACATGACGATATTAGGTGTTGAAGTCTTAAAAGAGAATTGA
- a CDS encoding DUF503 domain-containing protein: MVVGVCRVILNINEAFSLKEKRQVVKSIVERVKSRFNASVAEVGFNDKWKNAIIGISCVSNEAGHTDSMMANIVNFIENDGRVELVDYSTENIYVD; this comes from the coding sequence ATGGTTGTAGGTGTTTGCAGAGTGATTTTAAATATTAATGAAGCTTTTTCGCTGAAAGAGAAGAGACAGGTTGTAAAAAGTATTGTTGAAAGAGTTAAGTCGAGATTCAATGCTTCCGTGGCGGAAGTGGGGTTCAACGACAAATGGAAAAATGCGATAATAGGGATATCCTGCGTATCCAATGAGGCCGGACATACGGACAGTATGATGGCGAATATTGTGAATTTTATCGAAAATGACGGCAGGGTAGAATTGGTGGACTACAGCACTGAAAATATATATGTGGATTAA
- a CDS encoding pyridoxal phosphate-dependent aminotransferase, with amino-acid sequence MISESVVNSLKKASWIRAMFEEGEKLRKIHGADNVYDFTLGNPDHEPPSSVKETLKKIVTEDKPGIHRYMNNAGYEDVRQKVADYLNRTSGLSSISSQHIIMTCGAAGALNVVLKTLLNPGEEVIILAPYFAEYIFYVGNHGGKVVIVPPEKDSFKPDLKILENSITEKTKAIIINSPNNPSGYIYSEETLKEIFEVLEKKEKEYNSSIYAISDEPYYKLVYDNVKLPFLFRLYKKSFIVNSFSKSLALAGERIGYIAVNPEIPELELILESLIFCNRTLGYVNAPALFQKAIADSLDADIDVESYKQRRDLIYDTLTRLGFSCIKPQGTFYIFPKSPIEDDIQFIKHAVKYNILLVPGTGFGLPGHFRLSYCVSMDIIKKSLPAFEALAKDFNLIK; translated from the coding sequence ATGATATCAGAAAGTGTTGTAAACAGTTTAAAGAAAGCCTCCTGGATAAGGGCAATGTTTGAAGAGGGAGAAAAACTTCGTAAAATTCACGGGGCCGACAACGTTTATGATTTTACTTTGGGAAATCCCGACCACGAACCGCCCTCTTCGGTAAAAGAAACACTTAAAAAAATTGTTACCGAAGACAAACCGGGCATACACCGTTATATGAATAACGCAGGATATGAAGATGTGAGACAAAAAGTGGCAGACTATCTGAACAGAACCTCCGGGCTGTCTTCCATATCATCTCAGCATATAATCATGACCTGCGGCGCTGCCGGTGCTCTCAACGTTGTACTGAAAACTCTTCTCAACCCCGGAGAAGAAGTCATCATACTGGCACCTTACTTTGCAGAGTATATATTCTATGTGGGAAATCACGGCGGAAAAGTGGTTATAGTACCACCGGAAAAGGACAGTTTTAAACCTGACTTAAAAATACTTGAAAACAGCATCACCGAAAAAACTAAAGCCATAATCATAAATTCTCCCAATAATCCATCGGGTTACATATACAGCGAAGAAACCCTGAAGGAGATTTTTGAAGTTCTTGAAAAGAAAGAAAAGGAATATAATTCCAGTATATATGCAATTTCCGATGAACCTTACTACAAGCTGGTTTACGACAATGTAAAACTTCCTTTTCTTTTCAGACTGTATAAAAAATCCTTTATCGTAAACTCTTTCAGCAAATCCCTGGCTCTTGCGGGGGAAAGAATCGGTTATATTGCGGTAAATCCGGAGATTCCCGAACTGGAACTTATATTGGAAAGCTTGATATTCTGCAACCGTACCTTAGGTTACGTCAATGCTCCTGCATTGTTCCAAAAGGCAATTGCCGACTCTCTGGATGCGGATATTGATGTTGAAAGCTATAAACAAAGGCGGGATTTAATATATGACACTTTAACCCGTCTGGGCTTTTCATGCATAAAGCCCCAGGGAACTTTCTACATTTTCCCCAAATCCCCTATTGAAGATGATATACAATTTATCAAACATGCGGTTAAATACAACATTCTTTTGGTTCCGGGCACCGGCTTTGGTTTACCGGGGCACTTCAGACTCTCCTACTGCGTAAGCATGGATATCATAAAAAAATCACTGCCGGCTTTCGAAGCATTGGCCAAAGACTTTAATCTTATAAAATAA
- a CDS encoding PAS domain-containing sensor histidine kinase produces the protein MRKNLHINENLPEDILESIVISSTEYAIIATDIHNRIIIWNKGAELIYGYSKEEMLGKQFPPDLHRKGLPNNEFLFVPNNETKSRLIDQTMYAKRKDGTFIPISITSTPRVNKNSKTLGLLILTRDITRYKLLDQFNSVLIEITHLINSSSSIDQMCSEVCNAISSFLGLPAVFICLFDRPGNFFYINAMTGLCKNCTGHTCGYHTCAKDVAENIKGCFKTYTQLTINHSPLSEHAIYEYMEAHLPGRGENFIIHIPLISDVSIMGILHIVVSEPQKTFLLKESQILSLVANEITTGIQRKRLIEEIKEYADNLEKMVKERTRELREKDAQLVQSEKLATLGEMATGIAHEINQPLGGISLITQGLILAKKRNKLTDEMLLEKLNAIIEQVDRIDKIIGHLRTFARQSDQTKTPVNIKMPLTDVFKLIGEQLKRQQISVDMDIEENLPYVLADHNRLEQVFLNLIINAKDALNEREKVQQRLVSENDADGQIVPPDKKITIKAFSDNKHVIIEITDNGIGISKSIINKIFEPFFTTKEVGKGTGIGLSISYGIVKEFNGTIEVESEEMKGSKFIIKFPIYKENSMQK, from the coding sequence ATGAGGAAAAATCTGCACATTAATGAGAATCTTCCGGAAGACATATTGGAAAGCATCGTTATTAGCTCAACGGAATATGCCATTATCGCTACTGACATCCACAACAGGATAATTATCTGGAACAAGGGTGCTGAACTCATTTACGGCTACTCAAAGGAAGAAATGCTGGGAAAGCAGTTTCCTCCCGACCTTCACAGAAAAGGTTTGCCAAACAATGAATTTCTTTTCGTACCCAACAATGAAACAAAATCGCGCCTGATAGACCAAACAATGTATGCCAAAAGAAAAGACGGAACTTTTATCCCCATTTCCATTACCTCAACCCCCAGAGTCAACAAAAACAGCAAAACACTGGGCTTATTGATTCTTACCAGAGATATTACAAGATACAAGCTTTTGGACCAATTCAACAGTGTACTGATTGAAATCACACATCTTATAAATTCATCATCCTCCATAGACCAGATGTGTTCCGAGGTATGCAATGCCATAAGCAGCTTCCTCGGCTTGCCGGCGGTATTTATTTGTCTTTTTGACCGTCCTGGCAACTTTTTTTACATAAATGCAATGACTGGTTTGTGCAAAAACTGCACCGGACACACCTGCGGCTACCATACCTGCGCCAAAGATGTGGCGGAAAACATAAAAGGCTGCTTCAAAACTTACACACAGCTTACAATAAACCACTCTCCCCTTTCGGAACATGCCATCTATGAATACATGGAAGCACATTTACCCGGCAGAGGTGAAAACTTCATAATTCACATTCCTCTGATATCGGACGTTTCAATCATGGGAATACTTCACATTGTTGTTTCTGAACCTCAGAAAACCTTTCTTCTCAAAGAAAGCCAAATCTTAAGCCTTGTTGCCAATGAAATAACAACAGGGATTCAGCGAAAACGCTTGATAGAAGAAATAAAGGAATATGCCGACAATCTTGAAAAAATGGTAAAGGAGAGGACCCGTGAGCTGCGCGAAAAAGACGCACAGCTGGTACAGTCGGAAAAACTTGCCACTCTGGGGGAAATGGCCACCGGTATAGCTCATGAAATAAATCAGCCTTTGGGAGGTATAAGTCTGATTACCCAGGGGCTTATTCTGGCAAAAAAGCGGAATAAACTGACCGATGAAATGTTGCTCGAAAAGCTCAACGCCATTATAGAGCAGGTGGATCGTATTGATAAAATAATCGGACACCTTCGCACCTTTGCAAGGCAATCCGACCAAACTAAAACACCGGTAAACATTAAAATGCCTCTCACGGACGTGTTCAAACTTATTGGCGAACAGCTGAAAAGACAACAAATCAGTGTTGATATGGACATCGAAGAAAACCTTCCATATGTTCTTGCCGATCATAACAGACTGGAACAGGTTTTTTTAAATCTTATTATAAATGCAAAAGATGCCTTGAATGAACGTGAAAAAGTCCAACAACGCCTGGTATCCGAAAATGACGCTGACGGACAAATTGTCCCCCCGGATAAAAAAATAACTATAAAAGCCTTTTCGGATAATAAACATGTCATTATTGAAATTACTGACAACGGAATTGGTATTTCCAAATCCATTATCAATAAAATCTTTGAGCCTTTCTTTACTACAAAGGAAGTTGGAAAAGGTACCGGCATCGGGTTGTCAATAAGTTACGGAATTGTCAAAGAATTTAACGGTACAATAGAAGTAGAATCCGAAGAAATGAAAGGCAGCAAATTTATAATAAAATTCCCCATATATAAAGAAAACAGCATGCAAAAATAA
- a CDS encoding Rqc2 family fibronectin-binding protein has product MPFDGIVTKNIVSELSDILTGARIEKIYQPEPDEIIINLRTKGQNLKLLLSANASYPRIHLTDVTKENPINPPVFCMLLRKHLSGGKITKIDFHDFERVVTIHIETIDELGDLTFKKLVVEIMGKHSNIILVNNENKIIDSIKHVDSDISRVREVMPARPYTLPPGQDKINPLELDIDLLFSKAKEQGDPRISKFFLNNIKGFSPLLCEEICHRADVDPRLPVSSLSEDTIQNLKKVLKEIISKIENSEFTPCIIWNGDDRQKAVDFHSLEIKQYNTVDFYPSISRVLDLFYTIKDTSERLAQKKADLAKILNNCIDRCNKKISIHMDTLREVAEREKFKLYGELITANIYCIPKNASKVSLLNYYSENGEYVEVPLDENLLPQENAQRYFKKYAKAKAAYIHATQQLEEARGELSYLESVLHSLENSNSFEDIDDIRQELAEQGYLPSKKKRPEKKNSKNFTPYTYKSTDGFYIYVGKNNVQNDFLTLKFASSNDIWLHTKNIPGSHVIIRKDRGEIPDSTLFQAAMLAAYHSKAKNSSHVEVDYTKVKNVKKPNGAKPGMVIYDNYKTIIVTPDENVVNNLRMENR; this is encoded by the coding sequence TTGCCTTTTGACGGTATAGTAACCAAAAACATAGTCAGCGAACTGTCGGACATCCTTACAGGCGCCCGAATAGAAAAAATTTATCAGCCCGAGCCGGATGAGATAATAATAAACTTAAGAACAAAAGGCCAAAACCTCAAACTTTTATTATCCGCCAATGCAAGCTATCCAAGGATTCATCTTACCGACGTTACAAAGGAGAATCCTATAAACCCTCCTGTTTTTTGCATGCTTTTAAGAAAGCATCTTTCAGGAGGAAAGATAACAAAAATAGATTTTCATGACTTTGAAAGAGTTGTTACAATACATATAGAAACCATTGACGAATTGGGTGATTTGACTTTTAAAAAACTTGTGGTTGAAATAATGGGTAAACATAGCAACATTATACTTGTAAACAATGAAAATAAAATAATTGATTCAATAAAGCATGTAGACAGTGATATCAGCCGGGTAAGAGAAGTCATGCCGGCAAGACCCTATACCCTTCCTCCCGGCCAGGACAAAATCAATCCTCTGGAGCTTGATATTGATTTGCTTTTCTCAAAAGCAAAGGAACAAGGGGATCCCCGTATTTCAAAGTTCTTTTTAAACAATATCAAAGGATTCAGTCCCCTTTTATGTGAAGAAATATGCCATCGTGCGGATGTTGACCCTCGATTGCCGGTTTCAAGCCTTTCAGAGGATACTATTCAAAACTTAAAGAAAGTATTGAAAGAAATAATTTCAAAAATTGAGAATTCAGAATTTACACCATGTATAATATGGAACGGTGATGACAGGCAAAAAGCCGTAGATTTCCATTCTTTGGAAATAAAACAATATAATACGGTGGATTTTTATCCATCCATCAGCAGAGTTTTGGATTTGTTTTATACGATCAAAGATACTTCCGAGAGACTTGCACAGAAGAAGGCAGATCTCGCGAAAATTTTAAACAACTGCATTGACCGCTGCAATAAGAAAATATCCATCCACATGGACACACTTAGAGAAGTTGCCGAAAGGGAAAAGTTCAAACTCTATGGAGAGCTTATCACTGCAAACATATATTGTATACCTAAAAATGCAAGCAAAGTTTCACTTTTGAACTACTACAGCGAAAACGGCGAGTATGTTGAAGTACCTCTTGACGAAAACCTCCTTCCTCAGGAGAACGCCCAGAGGTATTTTAAAAAATACGCAAAGGCAAAAGCCGCTTACATTCATGCCACACAGCAACTTGAAGAAGCCCGCGGCGAACTTTCATATCTTGAAAGTGTGCTTCACAGCCTTGAAAACAGCAATTCTTTCGAAGATATTGACGATATACGGCAGGAACTTGCCGAACAAGGGTATTTGCCTTCAAAGAAAAAAAGGCCGGAAAAGAAAAATTCAAAAAACTTTACTCCTTATACTTACAAGTCCACAGACGGTTTTTATATCTATGTGGGAAAAAACAATGTGCAAAATGATTTTTTGACATTGAAATTTGCATCTTCCAATGACATCTGGCTTCATACGAAGAATATTCCGGGCTCTCATGTCATAATAAGAAAAGATAGAGGAGAAATACCCGACAGCACCCTGTTTCAGGCAGCCATGCTGGCGGCTTATCACAGCAAGGCAAAGAATTCTTCCCATGTGGAGGTTGATTACACCAAGGTCAAAAATGTAAAAAAACCTAACGGTGCAAAACCCGGAATGGTAATCTACGATAATTATAAAACTATTATTGTCACACCTGATGAAAATGTAGTCAATAATTTAAGAATGGAAAATAGATAA